The sequence tgacgatccaaaagcgtccaatcggcatcatCCATgatttcgggcttggtctctaacaagggctggtgtagcttcttttgatacaagtaatcttcaatttgcatcttccaaaagccaaagtctctcccatcgaatcggtcgattctaaacttcccatcttccgccatcgttcccttaacgaaaccttgtgctctagataccagttgttaggatattaggacccaaacaacgctagtaattctacaagactactagccaagtagtgattctatcaagatcactcaaacccacttaatgaacgaaagataataaatgcgaaaatgtaagaacgacacaagatataacgtggttatatgcaatcggtgtgattgctttagtccacggaccaactagagtgTTTATTACTGAGAATCTGTATTTGGTGTGTTACAATATgatacaatgagttctatatataggagaaACAAGACCAccatgacaactagctaggaatcttcatcatgacaagtaatcatATTGTTTACCATctagccatgctttccaccttgtaatggcatgatcacagccctaattttaggtgtaaagtgattaactttgcacctaaagtgaaaggaggccaaaacatgctcggatgtaaaggttgcaacttgccaaaTTGCTGACAGAGAggcgatgcgccgcatctgagaggtgatgcgccgcatcccttcaaTTTCCACGTTCCAGATTCATGTACCAGCACTCGATGTGCCGCATCGAgatagtgatgcgccgcatctgacccctgatgcgccatatcagctcaatgctccgcatcaataactctcggactattttgctcgatgaatgcgccgtatccatgtcaagatgcgccgcatttgactgcttcacgcttcccgaaatctgtaaaatccgtgcaagtgttgaaacagttttttttttctttctcgttttgtataaatgtctccataatctaacaataactcccacttggagactttgaacaaaactccaatcatatcaatgaattaaccaagaacattaaaccaccttcgattaccgccaaataccatttgggacacgcacgctcaacacattcttcggatgagtagactttcgataaaaggtcttcaatactacttgttaaacttgtaacaccattcacatctctagctggggtcttctctcatcaatacatgagaagaccaattgaggtaattcaaaacctcaatttctccgtcgtaaccaccttagcaaacatatcggcaggattcttcgtaccaaggattttctccaagaataaagtgcgaTCATTTATattttgtcgaataaaatgataccttatcttgatgtgtttcgttcgactatgaaacactggattcttcccaagatgaaccgcactttgattatcacaatacaagacgcaatagtcttgtcttttacccaactcacctaagaagttcttcaaccacactagctctttagaagcttccgcaatagccatgtattcggcttcggtggttgacaaagcaacactcttttgcaatcgagataaccaactaatcgccgttttgtataaatgtctccataatctaacaATAACTCATAACAGTGAGTGATTTTTTCGGTATATTCTTGAAACTGATTTCAAGGATGATCATAAATCCTGATCCTCTTGTGATGCATAGTGACTATTTATGTCAGAGGTAGTTTTAATTCAGTTAGTGACGACTATTGATGTGTTAGTCTAGAGAATGTTAATTAACATTTGTACTAACATTTGTACTAACTGTAATATTCTGGTAATTTCTAATGCATTACTAACATCATATCGTGTGATGGTTAGTGAAACAATTGAAAACGGTCACGGGATAACCCGCCACATACACTATTATTCTTGCAATAACTGAACAGAGAAAGTGCTATCCATACCCATATATCCATTTGAAAAAAAATTGGGAAACATATAACATGATATTTCATCATGTTGTTTAGGAGTTGGGACTTACGGGTAGCTTATAACATAAAGAAAGGTTAACTCATACACAACTATAAGGTATTAATACGTATTAACTACAAGACTTTTATCATTTTACAATAATATCAAAGAtgaggagtttttttttttttttttttttttttttttttctctctctgtAGTTTGGTGTTTAAACGGAATATGTCCTAGATTTTTCTTTTGCAATACTAACCCTGTCAACTACTGTTATCTTCATTTTTTACAAATTTCATCCTTCTATCCAACTTCTGTTTAATCATTTTAAATGGCCAAAATACTAACTTTATCCAACTTCTGTTAAATCATTTTAACAGTTATGACAAGGTACCATCTTCAATCAACTTTTTGGTCTATAAAAAAACTAGCATTCAAATAAAACCTTAATGCAAAATAATTAGGACAGGGTACCAATACCATCTTCCATCAACTGATTCACAAGATACTACTACTTTTATTTAAATTGAGTTATTTTCTTTTTTCTATGTGGTTTGGTGTTCAAACCGAATATGTCCTAGATTTTTCTTTAGCAATACTAACCCTGTCAACTGTCATCTTCATTATTTAAAATTTTATCCTTCTATCTACCATCTTCAATCAACTTTTTGGTCTATATATAAAGAAACTAGCATTCAAATAAAAGCTTAATGCAAAGCAATTAGGACAGGGTGCCATCTTCCATCAACTCATTCACAAGAAACTGGTATTTTTATCATAAACTACTTTTATTTAAATTTTAGACATAACTTGTATACAACTGTCAACTTGGCAACTTTAGGTGCTAATTTCAGCCATGACTTGTATGAAAATCATATCTAACTTTTTATAAAATCAATTACCGGAGCAGGGAGTGGTGGCATTGCTACTAAATCAATATTATCCGCTCGTAAATTATTCCTAACAGAAATACCCGATTCTTCTGTACCAATTCTCCTGGATGATTTACTAACTTGTATTTCATTTAATGACATGAATGCGTCCTTAGATAGACTTGCCTGGACGGACTCAATCAGAGAACTGTAGACACCAGACTCCTTCAAATCTTGCAAAATCACCTGTTTATTAAGTTGGTAACAGTGTGATGAAAATGAACAATAAGAGAAGTGAAACGAACAGAAATGGTAATGACGTGGAATTGAGGTGGCAGCTTTGACCCATCTGTTATCGGGTCAAACGAGGAATATATGTAAAATTAAATTAAGCGCGAAACGGTCAAATGGGCTAAAATGGTCAGATATCATCTAGCATGCAGTCAAAAAAGCCTATAATGATCTATAATAGTTCAACTTGTTAAAATATGATCATCATTATAAGGACACGAATGATTGGTGGGTCTGGCTGCCCGATTTTAACGGCAGATAATGAGGACCCATCTTGACACATTAACAAAGCCGCCCCAAAACCACCTGTAAAGTGGAGGATGGAAATTGTATTTACCATAGGAGCATATATGCGGGTTAAGATTCCTTCTTTTAAAAGTTTATTATTTAGATCTTTGTCCATCCACACAACATGTTCGCGGTACCTGTAGATTATATGATCATTAGTCAAGCTCTAGTGCTTCAGGACGAAGGGCGTATATACTAGTGTACGAACTACTTTATGGCTTGTGAATCAACACAATGTGACAACATGTATACAGAACCAAATGAATATTAATCTATAATTTGATTTTCACAAGGTTAATATTTTattattcaaaataatgaacaagtTTTCAGGTACAAAATTTATACCAGATAGAATCTCATCTTAATAAGTTAAATTATGAAAGTAGTTTCAATAATGATTCTTACCAGTTTAGCATATCCTCCTCTGTTACACTTGATGCTATTATAAAAGCCTACAAACATTGAAACCCATAAAGAGTTAGTTTATATTATATATGATAAATGGGCATGAGGTGATATCGTTCTCTAATGTGATAACTTGTATTCATGCTTATTAACATGATCATCTCCAGTGAACTCATTCTTTTTACAATTGTTGACTTCAaattttttatttgtgttatataatatttgatgaaaattgtaTGAATGAATTAGTTTCAAATGTGTTTTCGTTAATATAACTTTCATCAACACAAATAAAGAAATTTACAATCTTCGAATGACACATTTGATCATTAATTAAAGAAAAGGTTAGACAATAGAAGCATTAGTACTCACAGCTCTATCAAAATCCAAAAAGAAGAATTTTGTAACACCTTCTATTGTAGGCTTGCAGCCACATCGATCACGCCTTGATGTCAAATCCGAAAACTTTGCATAGGTGTAATGTAGAATTGCAGCCTCGTCTAATGTTATTTGGCTAAACAATAAACATCTGGTGACATTAGTAGTATACCCCACAAGAAGAAGGAGCTGTCATTGTTACATGAAAATAAGGTCATACTTTGGTTGCTTCATATAGTTATACCACCTATGTGCACCATTAGGACGTAAATGTGGTTGGATACGAGCAGCCGACTTCCCATTTGAATATGTCAAAAAGTATCCCGGATTACCACGAACTGATTCTTTGTAATTCCTAGAGTACGATTCTTCCGTAAGATGGTCATAATTCTTTTTAAACATTGAGACCTGCAAAAAGAATATATGACTAAGCCTATTTCAGCTGTCTATATTGTTTTGATTTGTATAATATATCATACCTCAGTGAAAGGTTCCTTTATGTCGTCTCGTTCAACACAGCTCTCCTGAAACAATGAAatgaatataatataaaaaaatttatGTGAAAAACTAAAGTAACAAAAAGGGCGTATGAAAACTTACATAGTTTggaaacacaaccatatcaacatTTTCAGGAACGTCTGATAAAAGCTGTGTAAGAGAGTATCCTCGAGTGCCAGCAGGATGAATTAACTCGTCTGTATCGAGATGAATAATCCACTCCATACTAGCTTCCTTGAAGTTTAAAAAATCAGTTCATGTAAAGGTAAGACATTAATTATACAACACTCTAGTATTTATTCAGAATGATTATACCAAGTTCAGTCAAAACCTTTGTATAGTTCAGATTTTGAAGCATTCAACGCTTAATCATTATGTTTTTTTCAAACTAATCTTTAGCGAGAGTAGAAGAGAAAATTAGAGCATACCCTGGCCATAACAATAGCCATTTCCGTATTAAGATACTGCTTGACAAATAATTCATAATTGCACGGTTTGTAGAAGTATCTTGCCATATAAGTCTCATTCCACATCCGGCTAAAGATTTAAATAAAAAATCATCAGGATTTCGACTAAGAAAATCAAATTTAATATTAAATGGAAATGAGACAACCTCTTTTCTTGTTCTTCCTCGAGTTCTTTCGTCCTATGTACAAGTTTCACCTCCTGCAATAAAAAGAACATAAAGTATTTACAAGTGACAGAAACGAAAGACAATCTTTAAGGTGATTAATGGGACGCAAATGATAATCAAATACTCACAGGAATGGATTCTATAACTTTAGATACACTTGCGGTTGCGGCTTTTCCTTCCACAAACAGAATGAAACTTGTAGCACCAATAACTTTATGATAGAAAATCCATGGTAGTATTTGCTCTAACCCGGCTGAAGTGCTTGAAGTAATGCATATCTAAAAATCGACAAATTTTAGATAGTAATCAAGTACaaaatatattttcataattaCTTCTGCGCTAACTACAAGTTTATGTTATGACTTATCAATTACTAAAATATGTATTAACTATTAGACCGACGCAATCAATGCTTTCTGCACTTCGCCTTCTAATTGTCTTCGGAGGACACTGATGGCATTCGGATGTCCTCCTTCCCCTACCACATAACGATCTAATCTTCGTGCTTTTTAAGCACAACCAAGAACGCacaatatgtatatattgtttgtAATTTTGGTTTAAATACTTATCCATTGGTATACCTAATTAATTGAGTGGGTTGTCATCCTGTGCGCAAAATGTAGGAAACAGTCACGGAACACATAGCAACAACCTGGCTAAGCCGATTAGAAAATATTTACCCTCCCCGGATATTAAATAGTGAAAACCTTATCCATTTACCATTTTACTGTTTGATTTAtattgttaggttaatcttaaagccAAAATGGAAGTCCAAACCAAAGGGTCCAATGGAAGCATGTTGAAAGTTATTGGTTCAAGTTGCAGCCCAAATTGACATCGGTCCAACAGAAATAAATAATCCAGTAGCACTAAAAGAAAAGGAATTGCACGTGGAGTTATTAAGGCTGCAAATTCAGTTGGTTGTATGGTCAATTAGAGATAATGGTTAGTTGCTAAATAATAGGGAGCATGTGAGGAGTACGTGGGTTTATGGAAGAGCAAGGGAGAAATATTTGCTAAAGAGTTGTGATTAGTGGGGACTTCACAACTCCACGTATTTTTCATAAACTAAGATTAGGATTTATCCTCTTGCTATAAATAGTAGTATCTTGTTCATTTATTTTTGTAGAGATAAGTTAGCAAGATGTAGTCCTTTAATTTTTTATTGTCTcacaaattaatatttaatttgtgTAATGTAAGTGATAAAAGCATGAAAGGAACTAAATGTTCCAGCATATATAAGatcatgataatgatattgataatgataaaaagaATACTCAAGGTTCCTCCCGAGCAGCGATAGGGGtaaggttattatcgctgcatcggtgaTCCGGGTTGATCAAAATCTCAACTGATCTACGAGAAAACAGGAGGTGTGAGGAAGTCAATAGAGGTTAAGAGCATGATCTCAGTTGGTTACTCCATCATCCATAATTTCATGCCCATGTTTCCATAGTTAATATTGGAACGTGGAGAGTCAACTGCTTCTTTTACTTTGTATAAATACCGATGTAAAAGAAAGAGGGGAATAGGGCTTCTAGTTATTTTACATAAAGAAGTAAAAGGCTAGAGAGAAATAGCCTCTTTATTTGTAAGCCTAAAAGTGTACAAGTAAAGAGAGAAATAAAAGAAAACAATATTCCTCATATAGTGTTTGCATATATACTTTCTGTTACATCTGCAAACACCCATCATTCATTGTCTCTTTTACTTTTATATTTCCTTGGTTGTTTTTCCTTTTGCAACAAACTGTAACAAAAACGTAAATACATCTAGTATCCTTGCAAGATCATTGTGCCTTTAATCTTGTAACGGATCATAAGGTATCAGAGCGGGTTGTTCATTTGTGAGACGACTTGTAAAGCTTCCGCAAATAATTACAAGGTGCATAGGAATGGCCaagaaaaagaagaaaacaaaagacaTCAAAATGGTAGTAGAAGGTCTGCCAACGAATCAAGATGAGCTTCC comes from Rutidosis leptorrhynchoides isolate AG116_Rl617_1_P2 chromosome 4, CSIRO_AGI_Rlap_v1, whole genome shotgun sequence and encodes:
- the LOC139841055 gene encoding glycosyltransferase-like At2g41451, encoding MAGLYSSIKLSPSSSSLSQSSQVFTPRILFLLSLLLSLTAFAFIVQRHGKIGDQLYRWPSLNRLEYMGMNTTTTHTSSNCIETLGQSQSISFPYFREWNFSYKSDVKPKICITSSTSAGLEQILPWIFYHKVIGATSFILFVEGKAATASVSKVIESIPEVKLVHRTKELEEEQEKSRMWNETYMARYFYKPCNYELFVKQYLNTEMAIVMAREASMEWIIHLDTDELIHPAGTRGYSLTQLLSDVPENVDMVVFPNYESCVERDDIKEPFTEVSMFKKNYDHLTEESYSRNYKESVRGNPGYFLTYSNGKSAARIQPHLRPNGAHRWYNYMKQPNQITLDEAAILHYTYAKFSDLTSRRDRCGCKPTIEGVTKFFFLDFDRAAFIIASSVTEEDMLNWYREHVVWMDKDLNNKLLKEGILTRIYAPMVILQDLKESGVYSSLIESVQASLSKDAFMSLNEIQVSKSSRRIGTEESGISVRNNLRADNIDLVAMPPLPAPVIDFIKS